The following are encoded in a window of uncultured Sphaerochaeta sp. genomic DNA:
- the mscL gene encoding large-conductance mechanosensitive channel protein MscL has protein sequence MAEKVGMIAEFKKFITRGNVIDMAVGIIIGTAFKEIINSLVKEIIMPLIGLFLGGVSFVDLKIVIAEATEQTTEVAIMYGNFIQRIIDFLIIAFVVFMMVRTINRIRERIEARKKAEAAAEAEAAPPAPTPVDIVLLTEIRDLLKK, from the coding sequence ATGGCAGAGAAAGTGGGTATGATTGCTGAGTTCAAGAAATTCATCACCAGAGGAAATGTAATTGATATGGCCGTCGGTATCATTATTGGTACTGCATTCAAGGAAATCATCAATTCACTCGTAAAAGAAATTATCATGCCCTTGATCGGGCTCTTCCTGGGTGGGGTAAGTTTCGTTGACCTGAAAATAGTCATTGCTGAGGCCACGGAACAGACCACTGAGGTTGCCATCATGTACGGGAACTTCATCCAGAGGATCATCGACTTCCTTATTATCGCATTCGTAGTATTTATGATGGTCAGGACAATCAATAGAATCCGTGAACGAATTGAAGCAAGGAAAAAAGCTGAAGCTGCAGCGGAAGCAGAGGCAGCACCTCCTGCCCCAACCCCTGTTGATATCGTTTTGCTTACTGAAATCAGAGACCTGTTGAAGAAGTAA
- the infA gene encoding translation initiation factor IF-1 gives MAKEEAIEVEGIVREALPNTMFRVELQNEHVILAHLSGKMRKHYIRIVPGDTVRVALSPYDLTKGRIIYRER, from the coding sequence GTGGCCAAAGAAGAAGCAATCGAAGTGGAAGGCATCGTACGCGAAGCTCTTCCCAACACCATGTTCCGTGTGGAACTACAGAATGAACATGTCATTCTTGCCCATCTATCGGGTAAGATGCGCAAACACTACATCAGAATCGTACCTGGTGATACTGTGCGTGTAGCACTTTCTCCCTATGATTTGACCAAAGGTCGTATCATTTACCGCGAGCGCTAA
- a CDS encoding Smr/MutS family protein, producing the protein MPKKRKKKTSNTSETAGNSRLVVDSDAYKPFEHIKEVKKQPVKQKQPAPKKQPTSQRKEPLVLGYDPKANFGDILATWEQTGELGGVTKRMKSHSKVAVEKSFGEILAEWEGEKQAAKNKKEEPVSIKKSEAYVPKKDFASLLEEFEGSEKPKKKRGKLVSDQRRSEREDLPLQPTHDIQEALDEKEELDQERDSSVSWSFADTYKQWTTLSDEEAAIKRAQKEKREAKADHHTLSALRAMEPQSTLDLHGMKVLEAEQATADFLRSAKEQRLLKVAIITGKGLHNDKGYSLLKEAALSQIRISKVVREAYTPKAQYGGSGVIWIIMKR; encoded by the coding sequence GTGCCCAAGAAGAGAAAAAAGAAAACTTCTAATACAAGCGAGACGGCTGGAAACAGCCGTCTTGTAGTTGATTCTGATGCCTACAAGCCGTTTGAACATATCAAGGAAGTAAAGAAACAGCCTGTGAAACAGAAGCAACCTGCGCCAAAGAAACAACCCACCAGTCAACGCAAAGAGCCCTTGGTGCTTGGTTATGATCCAAAGGCAAACTTCGGTGATATCCTTGCCACTTGGGAACAGACAGGTGAGCTGGGCGGAGTGACCAAGCGGATGAAGAGCCACAGCAAGGTAGCAGTGGAGAAGTCCTTTGGTGAGATTCTTGCTGAATGGGAAGGGGAAAAGCAAGCTGCCAAAAACAAGAAGGAAGAACCGGTTTCCATCAAGAAGAGCGAAGCCTATGTGCCCAAAAAAGATTTTGCATCACTCCTTGAGGAATTTGAGGGGAGTGAAAAGCCCAAGAAGAAACGAGGGAAGCTTGTCTCTGATCAGAGAAGGAGTGAACGTGAAGACCTACCTTTGCAACCTACCCATGACATACAGGAAGCTCTTGATGAGAAGGAAGAGCTTGACCAGGAACGTGATAGCTCAGTGAGCTGGTCCTTTGCAGATACCTACAAACAATGGACAACATTGAGTGATGAGGAGGCAGCCATCAAGAGGGCACAGAAGGAAAAGCGTGAAGCAAAGGCAGACCACCATACCCTTTCTGCCCTTCGAGCCATGGAGCCTCAGTCAACGTTGGACCTCCATGGAATGAAGGTGTTGGAAGCTGAACAGGCAACTGCAGATTTCCTACGCTCAGCGAAGGAGCAGCGACTTCTCAAGGTGGCAATCATCACGGGAAAAGGATTGCATAATGACAAGGGATATTCCCTGTTGAAAGAAGCTGCACTTTCCCAGATTCGGATTAGCAAGGTAGTGCGTGAAGCATACACCCCGAAAGCCCAATATGGGGGAAGTGGTGTTATTTGGATCATCATGAAACGATGA
- the topA gene encoding type I DNA topoisomerase — protein sequence MDNANTLIIVESPTKARTISKFLPSNCKVVASKGHIRDLPEDKMAIDVEKGFACEYQVVAGKNALIKEIKSSLKSVDKLLLATDEDREGESISWHLLEVLKPKVPHQRMVFHEITKKAITDALEHGRDLDENLVQAQESRRVVDRLYGYTLSPTLWKKLSNKRLSAGRVQSVGLRLTVDRERLRIAFSQSTYFDAKAKLLSLSKQAFEAKLTAYAGQTIANGKDFDSTTGEYKGKQNTLLLAEEQAKAIVKELSSAAFVVEDVQKKPFVTRPSIPFTTSTLQQDAIKKLHISASETMRIAQRLYENGYITYMRTDSPSLSQEGTNAARSLVDQLYGKEYLSPSPRYFAAKSAGAQEAHEAIRPAGERFAVPSETSLSGKDLALYELIWKRTLASQMADAKKATTTVTIKAGNGTFVASGTQIVFPGFIRAYVEGSDDPDAALDDKETFLPAMKAGEECSLQQLEEVAHQTKSPARYTEASLVQELEKRGIGRPSTYASIIKTLMDRKYVMKEGNALVPTFMGFAVCQFLETNFSQFIDYDFTSKMEDNLDKIAAGELDKNKFLNAFYLGDTGLENQNKLQLALDNKVVSKTLRLSQISDDNPVMIGPYGPYVVDKDGQFISLPNTWLPGTTTDEDVKTLIAEGKKVHVPVELGKGPVHGEPVKLMNGRFGPYWQEGDGKSAVRASIPKWVHDADKSEDLKIASRYLALPRVLGKDENGNDVLAQKGKYGPYISCDKKTRKLNRLDKDQQLFSITLEEALELLSKEPEKGSGGKAGRGSARASVIKELGQFEQEPVALATGRYGFYLRFGKQNIALPNEYKKDEEKAGALTMDEAVAIIRAKRAKD from the coding sequence ATGGATAATGCCAACACACTGATAATCGTCGAGTCGCCAACCAAGGCCAGAACCATCTCGAAATTTCTTCCCTCGAACTGCAAAGTCGTTGCCAGTAAAGGGCATATACGTGACCTTCCCGAGGACAAGATGGCAATTGATGTCGAGAAAGGTTTCGCCTGTGAGTATCAGGTGGTAGCAGGTAAGAATGCTTTGATCAAGGAGATCAAGAGCTCCTTGAAGTCCGTTGATAAACTTTTATTGGCAACTGATGAGGACCGGGAGGGAGAAAGCATCTCATGGCATTTGCTGGAAGTGCTCAAGCCAAAGGTGCCACATCAGAGGATGGTATTCCACGAGATAACAAAGAAAGCAATTACCGATGCACTTGAGCACGGCAGGGACTTGGATGAAAACCTGGTTCAGGCACAGGAAAGTAGACGTGTTGTTGACCGTCTCTATGGTTATACCCTTAGCCCGACGCTCTGGAAAAAACTTTCCAACAAGCGGCTATCAGCAGGACGGGTACAGTCGGTAGGGTTGCGCCTGACCGTTGACAGGGAAAGGCTCAGGATCGCATTTTCCCAGAGTACCTACTTTGATGCGAAGGCAAAACTGCTGAGTCTTTCCAAACAGGCTTTCGAAGCAAAACTGACAGCATATGCTGGTCAGACAATCGCAAATGGTAAGGACTTTGATTCCACTACCGGTGAATACAAGGGAAAGCAAAACACCTTGTTGCTCGCTGAAGAGCAAGCAAAGGCTATTGTGAAGGAACTTTCATCGGCTGCCTTTGTTGTTGAAGATGTCCAGAAGAAGCCGTTTGTGACTCGTCCCTCCATCCCTTTCACGACCAGTACCTTGCAGCAGGATGCAATCAAGAAGCTGCACATCAGTGCATCGGAAACAATGCGCATCGCTCAGCGGCTGTATGAAAATGGATATATAACGTATATGCGTACCGATAGTCCTTCCCTGAGCCAGGAAGGGACGAATGCAGCACGCTCCTTGGTGGATCAACTCTACGGGAAAGAGTATCTCTCACCGTCCCCACGGTATTTCGCTGCAAAGAGCGCTGGGGCCCAGGAAGCCCATGAGGCGATCAGGCCAGCAGGGGAGCGGTTTGCAGTTCCCAGTGAAACCTCACTCAGTGGGAAGGACCTGGCCCTCTATGAGCTTATCTGGAAGCGAACCCTTGCAAGTCAGATGGCTGATGCAAAGAAGGCTACCACAACGGTAACCATCAAGGCAGGCAATGGAACGTTTGTAGCCTCAGGTACGCAGATTGTTTTTCCCGGTTTCATCCGGGCCTATGTTGAAGGGTCAGATGATCCTGATGCAGCACTGGATGATAAGGAGACATTCCTGCCTGCAATGAAGGCTGGAGAGGAGTGTTCCCTGCAGCAACTTGAAGAGGTAGCACACCAGACCAAGAGTCCAGCCCGTTATACTGAAGCATCCTTGGTACAGGAGTTGGAGAAGCGGGGTATTGGAAGGCCGTCCACCTATGCCTCCATCATCAAGACACTGATGGATAGGAAGTATGTCATGAAAGAGGGAAATGCCCTGGTGCCCACGTTCATGGGATTTGCTGTGTGTCAGTTTCTGGAAACCAATTTTTCCCAGTTTATCGACTATGATTTTACCTCGAAGATGGAAGACAATCTTGACAAGATTGCTGCTGGGGAACTGGATAAGAACAAGTTCCTGAATGCGTTCTACCTTGGAGATACGGGGTTGGAGAACCAGAACAAGCTCCAGCTCGCCTTGGACAACAAGGTAGTCTCGAAAACACTCCGTCTCTCTCAGATCAGCGATGACAATCCTGTTATGATCGGCCCCTACGGTCCCTACGTGGTGGATAAGGACGGACAGTTTATCTCTCTTCCCAATACGTGGTTGCCAGGCACTACCACCGATGAGGATGTGAAAACCCTTATAGCTGAGGGTAAGAAGGTGCATGTACCGGTTGAACTCGGCAAGGGTCCGGTACATGGCGAGCCGGTGAAGTTGATGAACGGTAGATTTGGACCATACTGGCAGGAAGGGGATGGTAAGAGTGCGGTACGTGCATCCATTCCCAAGTGGGTTCATGATGCAGACAAGAGTGAAGATCTAAAGATAGCAAGCAGATACCTTGCTCTTCCCCGCGTACTGGGTAAAGATGAGAATGGAAATGACGTTCTTGCCCAGAAAGGAAAGTATGGTCCGTACATCTCCTGCGACAAGAAGACAAGAAAACTCAATCGGTTGGATAAAGACCAACAGCTCTTTTCCATAACCCTTGAAGAGGCCCTTGAATTACTCAGCAAGGAACCTGAGAAGGGTAGTGGGGGAAAAGCAGGAAGAGGGAGTGCCAGGGCATCCGTGATCAAGGAACTTGGCCAATTCGAACAAGAGCCAGTGGCACTTGCTACTGGACGCTACGGCTTCTACCTTCGCTTCGGCAAACAAAATATTGCCCTACCCAATGAGTACAAGAAGGATGAAGAGAAGGCCGGTGCTTTGACGATGGATGAGGCTGTAGCGATTATCCGCGCTAAACGTGCGAAGGACTAA
- a CDS encoding branched-chain amino acid ABC transporter permease produces the protein MGIAEFFQHLMNGLTLGGIYALIALGYTMVYGILKFINFAHGDILMAGAYIGLFVFDGLRGDAPLGTWTLIAFFLAMLISMGFSAVLGMSIERIAYKPLRGATRLAPLLSAIGVSFILSNSAAWAFGTHSRKFNYPFDNTPVHIGEVVITPHQILILSVSLIMMIILKLFVDKTRMGKAMRATSLDQGTAMLMGINVNKVISMTFAIGSALAAVGGILIALDFKVYATMGTMTGLKAFVAAVVGGIGNISGAMFGGILLGVLETFGVAIFGIPTGLKDTIAFGVLILILLIKPEGLFGKVEKEKV, from the coding sequence GTGGGAATTGCCGAATTCTTTCAACATTTGATGAATGGCCTGACCTTGGGGGGCATCTACGCCCTGATAGCCTTGGGGTACACCATGGTGTACGGCATTCTGAAATTTATCAACTTCGCCCATGGTGACATATTGATGGCTGGGGCTTATATTGGTCTGTTTGTGTTTGATGGACTGAGAGGGGATGCCCCGCTTGGAACATGGACACTGATAGCCTTCTTCCTAGCTATGCTTATCAGTATGGGGTTCAGCGCCGTACTTGGTATGTCCATTGAGCGTATTGCGTATAAACCGCTACGGGGAGCAACCAGACTTGCCCCGCTTCTCAGTGCTATTGGTGTTTCATTCATACTCTCCAATAGTGCTGCATGGGCCTTTGGCACACACTCCAGGAAATTCAACTATCCTTTTGACAATACACCGGTTCATATTGGGGAGGTCGTTATCACGCCTCACCAGATTCTCATCTTGAGTGTCTCCTTGATTATGATGATCATTCTGAAGCTCTTCGTTGATAAGACCAGGATGGGGAAGGCCATGCGCGCAACCAGCTTGGATCAAGGAACAGCTATGTTGATGGGGATCAATGTTAACAAGGTCATCAGCATGACGTTTGCCATCGGGAGCGCATTGGCCGCAGTCGGTGGTATCCTGATAGCTCTGGACTTCAAGGTCTACGCTACGATGGGAACCATGACAGGCCTTAAAGCCTTTGTGGCTGCTGTTGTTGGCGGAATCGGGAATATCAGCGGAGCGATGTTCGGAGGAATCTTGCTCGGTGTATTGGAAACCTTTGGTGTTGCCATCTTTGGTATTCCTACCGGTCTGAAGGATACCATTGCCTTCGGTGTATTGATTCTCATTCTCTTGATCAAGCCGGAAGGGCTGTTCGGCAAGGTCGAAAAGGAGAAGGTGTAA
- a CDS encoding branched-chain amino acid ABC transporter permease: MLNFFLLILIYSGIYALMAIGQNVITGYGGMLSLTQAGFFAIGSYATAILTTQLGWSFWATLPVAFVVSALFGLLIGLPTLRLKGDYLAIATLGFGEIVRNVLNNWDSLTNGPMGIQRIPMPAILGFTINPYKKYAFLVMVIVFVIIAYILFQRLARSRMGRALAAVREDEIAAQSMGINITKYKVYAFILGASVAGIAGSLQAAFTLSVTPGTYTFMVSVMVLCMVVLGGMGNFKASILGAFIIQFISYFPQLTGLSSVIPPQFKQILFGLILVVMMIWRPQGILGRESTQYRKRAASTTGGEQ; encoded by the coding sequence ATGCTTAACTTTTTTCTACTGATATTGATTTACTCAGGCATCTATGCCCTTATGGCAATCGGACAGAATGTCATCACCGGCTACGGTGGTATGCTCAGTCTAACCCAGGCAGGGTTCTTTGCGATAGGTTCCTATGCAACGGCAATTCTTACCACACAATTAGGCTGGTCTTTCTGGGCCACGCTTCCTGTAGCATTCGTGGTAAGTGCACTCTTTGGTCTGTTGATCGGACTACCGACTCTCAGGCTCAAGGGTGACTATCTGGCTATCGCCACCCTGGGATTTGGTGAAATTGTACGCAACGTATTGAACAACTGGGATTCACTGACAAACGGTCCGATGGGTATCCAGAGAATCCCCATGCCTGCCATCTTGGGATTCACCATTAATCCGTACAAAAAGTATGCCTTCCTGGTGATGGTAATTGTATTCGTAATTATTGCCTACATTCTCTTCCAGCGTTTGGCTCGCTCAAGAATGGGCCGTGCTCTGGCTGCAGTCAGGGAGGATGAGATTGCCGCCCAATCCATGGGTATCAACATTACGAAGTACAAGGTCTATGCATTTATCCTTGGTGCTTCAGTAGCTGGTATTGCTGGTTCCTTGCAGGCAGCGTTTACTCTCTCTGTCACCCCTGGAACCTATACCTTCATGGTCTCGGTCATGGTGCTTTGTATGGTGGTTCTTGGTGGTATGGGCAACTTCAAGGCTTCAATCCTGGGTGCTTTCATCATCCAGTTCATTAGCTATTTTCCTCAGCTCACCGGACTGTCGAGTGTCATCCCTCCCCAGTTCAAGCAGATCCTGTTTGGTTTGATCTTGGTTGTCATGATGATCTGGAGACCACAGGGGATTCTTGGAAGAGAGTCAACCCAGTATCGCAAACGTGCTGCATCCACCACAGGAGGTGAACAATGA
- a CDS encoding ABC transporter substrate-binding protein produces MKKSLFVCFILVALLASPLFAQGGGEVSSPKIGFMGPMSGDYANYGVLSNNSTMLAVEQFNAKGGFGGKVPVVLVTEDSEGNVEKGLSAIEKLSSVDNIAGLVGPVFTGVSFAVGERVQSEGIVMISPSATHADITSIGDYVFRTVVSDGLQGEVAGNYFYGELGYRNIAVLYAKNDYSQGLYEGMTAAFEAAGGKVTIAESFQVGDKDFKTQLTKIRSANPEAIYIPNYTAEMAQILEQASQLGMGTPFLSCDGFSNPEIYDLAGEFTDGVIYVGPAKVKESPAYSDFVAQYEAKFGVGPDSFATNAYDGANILLKAMDKVYKETGKFDRAAIRDAVAATKDYAGVSGTINFAENGDLVAYQGLYKVNGTTPEYLGSYTVVDGVLTQVD; encoded by the coding sequence ATGAAGAAAAGCCTGTTTGTCTGTTTTATTCTGGTGGCTTTGCTGGCTTCCCCCTTGTTTGCACAGGGTGGCGGAGAAGTATCCAGCCCAAAAATCGGTTTCATGGGGCCAATGAGTGGTGACTATGCCAACTATGGCGTGCTTAGCAACAACTCTACCATGCTTGCAGTTGAACAGTTCAATGCAAAGGGTGGATTTGGTGGCAAGGTACCTGTGGTGCTCGTTACTGAAGATTCCGAGGGCAACGTTGAGAAGGGCCTTTCCGCAATTGAGAAACTCTCCTCTGTTGATAATATCGCCGGCCTTGTTGGTCCTGTATTCACCGGTGTAAGTTTTGCAGTTGGTGAACGTGTACAGAGTGAAGGCATCGTTATGATCAGCCCCTCTGCAACACACGCTGACATCACCAGCATTGGTGACTATGTATTCCGCACCGTTGTATCTGACGGTTTGCAGGGTGAGGTTGCCGGTAACTATTTCTATGGTGAGCTTGGCTACCGCAATATTGCTGTCCTGTATGCGAAGAATGACTACAGCCAGGGTTTGTACGAAGGTATGACTGCTGCATTCGAGGCAGCTGGTGGAAAGGTAACCATCGCTGAATCCTTCCAGGTTGGCGACAAGGACTTCAAGACCCAGCTTACCAAGATTCGCAGTGCCAATCCTGAAGCAATCTATATCCCCAACTATACCGCTGAGATGGCTCAGATTCTCGAGCAGGCAAGCCAGTTGGGAATGGGTACTCCTTTCCTCTCCTGTGATGGATTCTCCAACCCTGAGATCTACGACCTTGCTGGTGAGTTCACCGATGGCGTAATCTATGTTGGTCCTGCAAAGGTCAAGGAAAGTCCTGCATACAGTGATTTCGTTGCACAGTACGAAGCCAAGTTTGGTGTCGGTCCTGACAGTTTTGCAACCAACGCCTACGATGGTGCAAATATCCTGCTCAAGGCAATGGACAAAGTGTACAAGGAAACCGGTAAGTTTGACCGTGCTGCCATCCGTGATGCGGTTGCAGCTACCAAGGACTATGCTGGTGTCTCCGGTACCATCAACTTTGCAGAGAATGGTGACTTGGTTGCATACCAGGGACTCTACAAGGTCAACGGGACTACTCCTGAATACCTCGGTTCCTATACCGTCGTTGATGGAGTCCTTACCCAGGTGGACTAA
- a CDS encoding CBS domain-containing protein — protein sequence MIIERRMTRNPVTATPDMSIAEASTLMKQEKVHRLPVLDKEKRLVGIITEKDILYATPSPATSLSIHEMAYLLSKLTVKKLMSKNVVSITKDTTVEEAARMMVDQDLSSLPVLEGEQLIGIVTKSDMFKILLELFGARHFGVRLTFVVEDKPGTIAKISQVLSEAGIDIITFGTFMGTDPTNAICTIKVQGASISKVVELVKPYVSQLLDVREV from the coding sequence ATGATTATCGAACGAAGAATGACGCGCAATCCTGTTACAGCTACTCCCGATATGTCCATCGCGGAGGCATCTACCTTGATGAAACAGGAGAAAGTTCACCGACTTCCTGTGCTCGATAAGGAGAAGCGGCTGGTTGGTATCATAACTGAAAAAGATATCTTGTATGCCACGCCTTCTCCTGCGACAAGTCTCTCCATCCATGAGATGGCATACCTGTTGAGCAAGCTTACGGTCAAGAAGCTCATGAGCAAGAACGTGGTTTCGATCACCAAGGATACCACAGTTGAGGAAGCCGCACGAATGATGGTCGACCAGGACTTGAGCAGCCTTCCTGTACTTGAAGGAGAGCAGTTGATCGGAATTGTGACAAAGAGTGATATGTTCAAGATTCTGCTTGAGCTCTTTGGTGCACGCCACTTCGGGGTACGCCTTACCTTTGTGGTTGAAGACAAGCCTGGAACCATTGCAAAGATCAGTCAGGTGCTGAGTGAGGCAGGAATTGACATCATTACCTTTGGTACCTTCATGGGAACCGATCCCACCAATGCCATTTGTACCATCAAGGTGCAAGGAGCATCCATAAGCAAGGTGGTGGAGCTCGTAAAGCCCTATGTATCACAGTTGCTGGATGTGAGGGAGGTCTGA
- a CDS encoding ABC transporter ATP-binding protein, translating into MKELLTIDDISVSYGNIKALKQVSMHVNEGDIVCLIGANGSGKSTLLKSIVGQEPLDSGSITFDGEEICRAKNAGAKQGKRSKILTTDLIAAKGISLVPEGRRVFADMTVEENLDMGAFLVRDDALIAERKESMYDFFPILGARRRQKTRSLSGGEQQMMAIARALMSGPRLILLDEPGLGLAPLVIADIFEKIALINQQDKVTVFLVEQNARMALKASSEGYVMENGRIVLSDASSALLENEKVRAAYLGE; encoded by the coding sequence ATGAAAGAGCTACTTACGATAGATGACATTTCTGTTTCCTACGGGAACATCAAGGCACTGAAACAGGTCAGTATGCATGTCAATGAGGGTGATATCGTCTGCCTCATCGGAGCGAATGGAAGTGGTAAGAGTACCTTGCTTAAGTCCATTGTAGGGCAGGAGCCTTTGGATTCCGGCTCCATCACCTTTGACGGCGAGGAGATCTGTAGGGCTAAGAATGCTGGAGCAAAACAAGGCAAGCGCTCGAAGATACTCACCACAGACTTGATTGCAGCCAAGGGAATCAGCTTGGTTCCTGAAGGCAGACGTGTATTTGCCGATATGACCGTGGAAGAGAACCTCGATATGGGGGCCTTTCTGGTACGGGATGATGCCCTGATCGCCGAACGCAAGGAGTCCATGTATGACTTCTTTCCCATTCTTGGAGCAAGAAGAAGACAGAAGACCCGATCCCTGAGTGGAGGAGAACAGCAGATGATGGCCATTGCCAGGGCTCTGATGAGCGGGCCGCGCCTGATCCTTCTGGACGAACCTGGACTCGGTCTCGCCCCATTGGTAATTGCAGACATCTTCGAGAAGATCGCCTTGATCAACCAACAGGACAAGGTTACGGTCTTTCTGGTGGAACAGAACGCCCGCATGGCATTGAAGGCTTCCTCTGAAGGGTATGTCATGGAGAATGGTAGGATTGTACTGAGTGATGCCTCCTCTGCACTTTTGGAGAATGAGAAGGTACGGGCAGCCTATCTGGGCGAATAA
- a CDS encoding ABC transporter ATP-binding protein, which yields MILLETEALTRAYGGVVAVNKVDFEVESGLITGLIGPNGAGKTTLFNNMTGLDIPSSGKVWFNNKEITGYPAHKICRMGIARTFQNIRLFKELTVVENVMIGRHFKTGKSETKGRFLNAVKSYVKLRDEEEEIYEKALDWLDFFDMGASKNELAKNLPYGKQRELEIARALATDPKLLFLDEPAAGMNPQETDHLMSTIRKIRDLGITVVLIEHDMKLVMNICDTITVLNYGQKLAQGTPHEIKKNPSVIEAYLGKDEE from the coding sequence ATGATTCTGTTGGAAACAGAGGCTCTTACCAGAGCTTACGGAGGCGTTGTTGCCGTCAATAAAGTTGATTTTGAGGTGGAAAGTGGTTTGATCACCGGTCTCATCGGACCCAATGGAGCTGGAAAAACCACCCTGTTCAACAATATGACCGGTCTTGATATTCCTTCCTCAGGAAAGGTTTGGTTCAATAATAAGGAGATTACCGGGTATCCGGCTCATAAGATCTGCAGGATGGGTATTGCACGTACCTTCCAGAATATCCGCCTCTTCAAGGAACTTACCGTTGTTGAGAATGTCATGATCGGTAGACACTTTAAAACCGGGAAAAGTGAGACCAAGGGACGTTTTCTCAACGCAGTAAAGAGCTATGTGAAGTTGCGAGATGAGGAAGAAGAGATCTATGAGAAAGCATTGGACTGGCTCGATTTTTTCGATATGGGCGCTTCCAAGAATGAGCTTGCCAAGAATCTTCCCTATGGAAAGCAACGCGAGCTTGAGATTGCTCGTGCGCTTGCTACCGACCCAAAGCTACTGTTCTTGGATGAGCCGGCAGCAGGCATGAACCCCCAGGAAACCGACCATCTGATGTCCACCATCAGAAAGATCAGGGACTTGGGAATTACGGTTGTTCTGATTGAGCATGACATGAAACTGGTGATGAATATCTGCGATACCATCACTGTCCTCAACTATGGGCAGAAACTTGCCCAGGGGACTCCCCATGAGATCAAGAAAAACCCGAGTGTCATCGAGGCCTATCTCGGTAAGGATGAAGAATGA